A region from the Armatimonadota bacterium genome encodes:
- a CDS encoding LptF/LptG family permease: MKTADRYLARELLAPFLVGVFGFLLMQVSAVLMNLFRLVMNDRAALSQVAKVIAYRMPQFIVYALPVAVLFGVSLGVNRMARENEITVMRLSGMPLKRILVPMMVVAALISVASFYINETIAPMMNHRASMAEYRLFFKVRPISIRSDVFFGTGQFKFYIGDMQKTRDSANPNEVAFLLTRVMVYEMRSGTYPVLYTAETATASGTKWTLYRGVRREMDARGFTTNEVAFPKFTFDVDRTVGTLWTMAQTTDEMNAMQLSRAIAEGVRTGNPNTREWKVDYYLKFALPFACVVLTIISLPLAVHFGRGGGFTGILIALVLFFLYVQGYLFFKEMGGSVLPPVLAAWLPNAVFTGVGAWLIWREE, from the coding sequence GTGAAGACGGCCGACCGATATCTGGCGCGCGAGCTGCTGGCGCCGTTCCTCGTTGGGGTGTTCGGCTTCCTGCTGATGCAGGTCAGCGCGGTGCTGATGAACCTGTTCCGGCTGGTGATGAACGACCGCGCGGCGCTTTCGCAAGTAGCGAAGGTCATCGCCTACCGGATGCCGCAGTTCATCGTATACGCGCTGCCGGTGGCGGTGCTGTTCGGCGTGTCGCTGGGCGTGAACCGGATGGCGCGCGAGAACGAGATCACCGTCATGCGCCTGAGCGGGATGCCGTTGAAGCGCATCCTCGTCCCCATGATGGTCGTCGCCGCGCTGATCAGCGTGGCGAGCTTCTACATCAATGAGACCATCGCCCCGATGATGAACCACCGCGCGTCGATGGCGGAGTACCGCCTGTTCTTCAAGGTGCGACCGATCTCCATCCGCAGCGACGTCTTCTTCGGCACGGGGCAGTTCAAGTTCTACATCGGCGACATGCAGAAGACGCGGGATTCCGCCAACCCGAACGAGGTGGCGTTTCTGCTGACGCGCGTGATGGTCTACGAGATGCGGTCCGGCACGTATCCGGTCCTGTACACCGCCGAGACGGCCACCGCCAGCGGCACCAAATGGACTCTGTACCGGGGCGTGCGGCGCGAGATGGATGCGCGCGGGTTCACCACCAACGAGGTCGCGTTCCCCAAGTTCACGTTCGACGTTGACCGGACGGTGGGCACGCTGTGGACGATGGCGCAGACGACGGACGAGATGAACGCGATGCAGTTGTCGCGGGCGATCGCGGAGGGGGTGAGGACCGGCAACCCGAACACGCGGGAATGGAAGGTGGATTACTACCTGAAATTCGCGCTGCCGTTCGCGTGCGTGGTGCTGACGATCATCAGTCTGCCGCTGGCGGTGCATTTCGGCCGCGGTGGCGGCTTCACGGGCATCCTGATCGCGCTGGTGCTCTTCTTCCTCTACGTGCAGGGATACCTGTTCTTCAAGGAAATGGGCGGTTCGGTGCTGCCGCCTGTGCTGGCGGCGTGGCTGCCGAACGCGGTCTTCACCGGCGTGGGAGCGTGGCTGATATGGCGCGAGGAATAA